The Indicator indicator isolate 239-I01 chromosome 32, UM_Iind_1.1, whole genome shotgun sequence genome segment GGAGCCACAGCAGAGTGGCTTCCAGACCATGGGGCAGAGGTGACTCCATGCTACGGGGCTGGCAGCACCTGGAGCACCTGGCTGCCATTGCTGTGCCCTCCATGTCCCCCATGCCAGCTGCCAGGTGGTGGGGAGGCAGAGATGCAGAGACAGGCCTAGGCTCATCATCACCCCCAGGGCAGGCTCCGATGGCACAAAGAGGGTTGGACCTTGTGCCTGGATGCAGTACCCATGGCCAGCCCAAAGCTCTCCTGGTCTGGTGTCCCCAACCcactgcagatgctgctgcagacCAGCTCCCTGCACCCAGCTGATCTCACCCTTGCTCCAGCAGTGTCCTGACTTCCTTGGCTCTGCCTGTCAGGATCCAGTCCTCCATCAGCTGGGGATCAGCCAGGACAGTGCCTGGACCCAGGGGCTGGGTCTTCTcccagcaagggcaagtgtgcATCCCCCTCAATGTGTGCAGCCTGACAGtgtctctgcttctcttctcctctccacagcccagcactgtgCCATGCTGCTGGACCCCACACCCCATGCAGCCTTCCCCAAAGACAAGGACCCTGCAGCACCTCTTACcttggctggggagggagcagggcttGAAGTTCTGCACTGCTGAGCCCTCTGGTTGCTGtggcctctgcctgctggcacagcaTCAGGGAGGTGACTCTATGACACCCTCACAGAGGAAGTTATAGAGTTAGGAAAGGGCCCTTGGGGACCCAGAAGCCCCAGCTGGCCCCTAGCCCTGTTTCACATCCTCCTGCCTGGTTGTTTCCTCTGAGCCAGCACTTTTCCTGGCTGTCCAGCAAGACCTGTGcttgtgcagctgcagcagcaggggctggaaggacagGAATGGGATGAGCCTCTGCCAAGAGATGTGCCACAAACCCTCCAGCCACAGTGGGGACTTAACCCACCTAGAATCCCCTGCCTTTCACCCATTCTGAAGTGGGCAAGTGGGGAGCAGCATTGTGGTGGCTCCATGGAGCTGGAGATGTGCAGGGAAGAGGCCTCTCCTGGCTCTggtgggtgatgctgctccccTAGGCCATGGCACTGAAGGACATTTCTCCCTGAGGTTTCTGACCTCAGACTGGTTGCCCTCTCTGCACCTtgccctgtgctctgccagctctgctgggtgctggattTTCTGAGGtcccagcatccctgggcaggaTGTTTCTCCTTGCCCACGACCTGGCCTCCTCCACACGagtccagggatggagacatTTGACTGCCTGATGTATGCAGCAGCTCCTTCAAGGAGCAGTCTCAGGGTATGGCACCTGCATGGCTTCCCTGATGCTTTCTGGCTGTCTGATACCTGGGCAGGTGCCCAGTCTAACTTGATGcccaccagcctcactccaggcCAAAGAGAGAAGAGCATCACCTCACAactccaccctccccccccccccccccccagcatcaGTCACCCTGAGGCCCCTCTCCCTTCTTGCTGAAGGCTGGAGGACCACAGCTGCCTTTCACCTTCCCAGGAGAGTCTGGGTACCAGCAGAGGACCatgtggaggggggggggtgtgtgtgtgtgcatcatCTGCTGCCCGTAGAGGACAGCCGCCCTGGGACTTCTCAGAGAAAGGACTCACACAGGCTTGCCTCAGTGTTTTCCCATTCCTCCCtgtctcagctctccctgcacaCTCAGCTGCCTCAGGTCCTTCTGCCTTTGCAGTTGGGGTCTGTGCTTGGCCAAGGGCAAGCTGGGATCACTGCTCTCCCTGGGACATCAATGGTTGGGGAAAGACAcaagaacaggaaagaaaacccaagCAGCTGTTGTGGTAGAAGAGTTTATTCATACTGATGGGGAGGCCATGAGAGAGAGTGGTGGCCTGGAACCAGCAAGGCCTTTGCAGTGGTTggggcagcagaagcagtggcACACAGTGAGGTCCTGCTAGGAGAGAAGAGTCAAAGCTGGGAAATGGCCCCCAGTGACTGCCCAGCAGGAGAAAgggctgctggggccagctgtgctctgcctccAGGATGGAGCAGGCAGGCTCAGCTTGGAGGCAGCTGCCAGAAGGGCTCTTACAGCCTGGTCACTTCGGGACCCTGTCAGGAACACGGGACCCGTGGGCTGGCTCCGTTTGGGACCATCCCCGTTTGCCGTGGTACTGACCCACCCCACACAGTCAGAGGAGGcaaagctgcaggcacaggctgaGACGCTCTGGAGCTAAGCAGGGCCGAACCGAGGGTCCCTCAGCCCAGCTGCGGGGACAGCATGAAGCCACTGAAGACGCTGTCGGCCTCGGAGCCGCTGTAGATGGCGCTCCGGGCCGGGTGGGTGCTGATGGAGATGCGGTCGCCCGCGGCCAGGCTGAGCACGGCGCTGCCGGAGTTGACCTGCCGCAGCCTGCGGTTGTTGTCGTCGCAGAAGCTGGCCACGGGCTCCCCGTTCTTGGTGATGCTCAGGCACAGGTCCCCGACGGACACCACTTGGTAGGCGAAGTAGTAGATGCCGGGGATGCGGCAGGTGAACTCCCCGCTGCGGGGGCTGTAGTGGCTCTCCTCGTTAGTGATGATGTTGTCGAACACCACCGTGCTGCCCCCGGCCGGGGGGGACCTCCGGGAGGCAGAGAAGGCAGGGCGCGGCTGATCCATGGCGTCACCATCTTGCCCCTTCAGACCTTTCAGCCCCGGTGGCCCTGGCATGCCGGGGGAGCCGAGCAGACCCGGCAAGCCCCTCTCCCCCGGGCTGCCAGGGGTCCCCGGCTCTCCTGCATCCCCTTTGGGTCCTCGGATGCCGGTGCTGGGCAATGATTTCCCTGGGGAGAGAgggaacagaatcacagaaccatttagctgggaaaagaccttcaggatcatcaagtccaaccatcagccctgctctgccaagcCCCCCGCTAAGCCATGTCCACAAGCACCTCATCTACACTgcttctgaacacctccagctgtggggactcccccacctccctgggcagcctgggacagtgcctgacaaccctttcagtgaaattctttttctaatgtccctcctaaacctcccctggggcaccctgaggccattctctcttgCTCTGGCCCTCCTTACTTGGGGGatgagaccagcccccacctcatgacagcctcccttcagggagctgtagagagacacaagggtctcctctcagcctaaAGGTCTCCCCTCCTCAGGAGGAGAATTTCCTGCATGTCTGATCTCTCCTGAGCTGCTTTCCCAGCCCATGATGCTCCCACCAAGAGGCCACCTGACACACTCCCCCCTGGCTCCCCCTTACCTGGCTCTCCCATGTCACCCTTCATCCCTGGCCTCCCATCGAGGCCAGGGGCTCCTGGGAAGCCATCCTTGCCATCAGGTGCCCGACACACaccttcctccagcagcaccatgcccagcactgctgccagggtGCCAGTCACCAGCcaaagcctgggctgcatcctgcCTCCCTGCAAGCAGAGGGGTGAGGGAAGTGGGGatggaggcaggcaggcagtgggcacaggcaCACCAGGTGCTGCCCAGCAGACGTGGCTGCACACCACATGTAGTGCTGAACATAACTGCATGGAAGGACTCTGAGGCTCTTTCCCTGTGTGATCTGAAATCATTGTTGGCACAGAAAATCTCTGGCATGTGCCCAtggccaggctgtggctggagagctcAGGACAtggagcacagcacaaagccttTGGGTATGTCCTGGGCACACATCAGAGGTGTGCAGAGAGTGCTTCTTCCAGCACTGGGGGAGCAAGCACTGGTGCAGTGAGAAAGCACAAGTGAGCAAGGGATGCAGAACACCACCAGAGAAGGGACAAACAGGAGTGGGATCCACAGGCAGAAGGGATCCAGatcctcagcacagagctgggagggagaagaTATCTCCTAAGCACACAGACCTAGCCCAAAAGCTGAGGTGCTCAGCTCAGGCCAagcctgcagagcccagggatGCCCACAGCCACTTGGTGCAAGGACAgattcctgcagcctcctccctcctcccccacatcttctccctcttttcctacTTAACCCCTTATGGAGGGGTAAGTGAAGAaaggagagggacagggaacaaggactggagagcagtggcagaggagctgtgtcCCCAGCGATTTGGGGTGGCTTACCTCCTTGCTGGGGCTGAGGACTGAccagcctgagcagcagctgcttgctggaGGCTCTTCCCTGGgtgcagggaggaagaggagcaagatgggggggttggggagggtggtggtggtggggaggatgTGCTCACAGGCACCAGGGTTTGCCTGGCTGGGGAAGTGTCAGCTTTCACTTTCTCTTCACTCTCTTCCCCTTTGCCTGGTTGGGGAGGTGCcagctttcactttttcttcattccttcttcccctttcccaggCTAGGGAAGTGTCAGCTTTCACTTTCTCTTTgctctcttcccctttccatgcctgaccttggctgtgctgggcacagggaaggCTCAGCAGAAGTGCAGGGCTGAGGGGTTCCCAGGCTGACTCAGCAGCacagtccctgcagcaggggctAGTGTCACTGGGCACACAGCAATGCAAGGGTGCAGGGTGCAACAGacatggcacagctctgccactgcagGAGGGGACAGGTGCTGTGGCCATCCATCCGGGCTGTGGGCTGCCACTGGTACCCAGTGCTGCCCACCTTGGTTCTGCACTCGACAGGGCTCCAGCCGAGGCATCGTCAGTGCCTGTGTGGCTCAGCAGGGCCTCAGGAATCCCTGATGAACATCTTCCCACTGCcctccttccagctctttgGGGACCTTGTCTCTGTAGCAGAGCGGAGAAGATGAGGCTCTCTGGCACTGAGGTTGCTCCCAGTCCTCTCTGagtggctgtgccctgccccAGGCACACCTGGGCAACCCCAgaagctgagcacagcctcACCCATACCTGCAAGTTTCTCCCACCAACGAGCCCAGGGAAGGTGCCCAGGGATGCACATTCAGCTCTGGCACAAAAGCAGACAAACATAGTACCCaagccccagcagtgcccaagCCCAAGCCCCGtggtggcagggagcagagggaggagataTGCTGACCCCAGGAGGTGAACATCCTTGGGACCCTGGGGCTCAGCCAGGCCACCCTGTGGGGGATGCAGTGGGTGGCTATGAGAGGCTTTCTGCTCCATATCCACCTGGAGTCTCCTTTCAGGAGCCCTGTGACAGCAGGAGAAAGAGGCATTGGGGTGCCCAaagtgaaggcagcagcagcagctggaacccAGAGGAGGATGTTCAAGGAAAGAGGATGGTGTGCAAGCCTGTGAACAGGATGGTCTCAGAGCCCCTTGCCCACCACCTCTAGCAGTCCCCAGGAAGGCAAGGCATTGCTTccaaagcagatgaaaaaaaagcaaccatcAGCCCAGAGGCTCTTGCCAAGCAGGGCTTCACTCATCAGTGCATCTCCATCAGCCTTTGGAGATCTGTCACTGGGCTGGTCTCTAATACATGGAAGTTGCCCTCTTCATGCCATGCAAGAGAAGCTTTTAATCACCCTGTCAGCCCATGATAAATCAGGTGTCCAGGAGAAACAGAGCTGTGTGTTATCAGCAGAGTTCCTCTATCAGCCAGACCTGTAGTCATGTCAAGAGAAGATgacaggtgggtttggaaggccctccctgcccccagagctgctgctggacactAATTGTattcctgccctcctgccctttCCTCATACACAGCCAAAATGAGACCTCTCCATCATTCCATCCAGGACTGATTGATGGCTGTGTCCTGGTGCTCCCATGTCCTTTGTCCCTGACTGGCCTTCACCCCATGCTGGGTGGTTATGGATGTCCAGCATCTGCTGGAAGCTGTTGTTGGCCCAGGCAGCATCTCCTCCAGGTACCTCTGAGTACTGCTGAGCCCCCTTTGACTCTCAGTGTTCTGTGCTCAAGCCAAACCTTCtccctgtgatctgtgatcctgagcacttcctcctcctcctcttgagctgcagctgggacacAGAATCAGCCTTTGCTGCCTCCTTTAGCCTTGCAATGTGCAGCTTtagctggggcaggaggaacTGCCTGGGGCTGGGTCAGCTCCTTCCTCTGGGAGCAGTGCCAGGGGAGCAAACTGGGGGCTGTGACCtcttcttagaatcacagaatctttttggttgggaaagatcttTCAGATCAATGagaccattctctaactctgacaaggctggggctaagcctcttttaaacacctccatggatgaggattcaatcacctccctgggcagcctgttccagtgaagaagagatagaacccttccagtgaagaagtttcttctaatgtccaacctaaacctcctggGGTACAActtaaggctgtttcctcttgtcctatcacttgttactagagagaagacagcagcccccacctggctcctcGCTCCTTTTGGGAAGCTCCAGCCTTTCCTGGAAAGTTTCTGCAGAGCACATCTGCCCCAgatcccccagcctggcactctcctccttccccttcccctcaggGTGTCTCCGGGAGCGGGCGGTGCCGCAGGGCCGTGCGCGGCACAACTCGCCACGAGGTGGCgctgcagcctcagccatgCCCGGTGCCGCCTGCGCGCAGCGCTCCGCCGCCTCCGACAGCGGCGGACGGGGAGAGCCCCGGGCGTCCCCGCGTCCCCCCAGGCCACAGCGCGGGgtgggcagctgcagagcaggcatACGGGTTAGCAGGCACAACtgtatgaggagcagctgagggacctggggttgttgtgcctgggggagaggaggctcgggggagacctcatcaccctctacaagCCCTcgaaggggaatggagcaaggtggcggttggtctcttctcacatgcaacaagtgacaagaggatgaggcctcgagtggtgtcaggggaggttcaggctggattttaggaacaatttcttctcagaAGGGGATtttaggcactggaacaggctgcccagggagatgatggggtccccatccctggatgtggtgctgagggatgtggtgcagTGCAgaggcagtggctcagcagcagtggttgtgAGCTCTGGacaagcagttggacttgaggagCTCAAAGGTCTCTCCTAACCTCAGCACTTCTGAggttttgtgattctgtctcTGCTTCCACAACCGGCCCAGCACACACTGGGAGCCAGAACAAACCAGCACCCTCCTGCAAACagccccagtgaggccacaaAGGACCTTCCCTCAAGCTGGGAGAGCTTTGGCTTTCCCTGAGACTAAGGCAGGAGTGGTGTTACTGCAGGGAAGACCAAGCCATGATGGAAGGTGCTCACAAAGCCCTGTTAGGTTGTCCCTGCTGATATCAGTCCAGCATCCCACCAGCAGGCTCCAGCATGGAGAAGGGGCAAGGATGACAGAGGAGAGTCCCCCAGGTGACATGAAATGGGGCAAAGCCCAAGGCAGAGGGGAAGCTGAATGTACACTGCAGCAGCCAGGTGATGTAGGTGCCctacagagccccagcagcagcaaaaccagccCCCAAATGCCCAGCCCTGAgtgtgccccccccccctccccagcactctgGTAAGCATCTGCATCATTCAGGCCTCCTGTGATggcctcctggctctgctgcagaccTAGGACCGGATGGGTTTTACCCTGAGCAACCTTCCTCCTTTCACAAAGGGTCGTGGGGCTTGCTCCGGATGGGTTTTACC includes the following:
- the C1QA gene encoding complement C1q subcomponent subunit A, which translates into the protein MQPRLWLVTGTLAAVLGMVLLEEGVCRAPDGKDGFPGAPGLDGRPGMKGDMGEPGKSLPSTGIRGPKGDAGEPGTPGSPGERGLPGLLGSPGMPGPPGLKGLKGQDGDAMDQPRPAFSASRRSPPAGGSTVVFDNIITNEESHYSPRSGEFTCRIPGIYYFAYQVVSVGDLCLSITKNGEPVASFCDDNNRRLRQVNSGSAVLSLAAGDRISISTHPARSAIYSGSEADSVFSGFMLSPQLG